A portion of the Pseudarthrobacter sp. L1SW genome contains these proteins:
- the ispD gene encoding 2-C-methyl-D-erythritol 4-phosphate cytidylyltransferase, whose protein sequence is MSETPTRLVTAVILVAAGSGQRLGYGMPKAAVPLGGEPILMHALRGIVASGAGSQVCIALPPGDDALRSLCEDFRQELADGGPLLSIVDGGSTRADSVRAGLAALMDGIEAVLVHDAARALTPESVFHRVADALAAGAAAVIPAVAVVDTVKTVAATTGTDSELAPEVVTGTAPREELRAVQTPQGFHLGTLLKAHEAARRLDRKESDAVTDDAMLVEMLGIPVHVVRGSTQSLKITTPLDLILAEGLLEGPLGARWVEG, encoded by the coding sequence ATGAGCGAAACACCCACCCGCCTGGTCACCGCGGTGATCCTGGTGGCAGCAGGTTCGGGGCAGAGACTGGGTTACGGCATGCCCAAGGCAGCGGTCCCTTTGGGCGGCGAACCGATCCTGATGCATGCCCTGCGAGGCATCGTTGCGTCCGGCGCCGGCAGCCAGGTGTGCATTGCGCTGCCCCCCGGAGACGACGCCCTCCGCAGCCTGTGCGAGGACTTCCGGCAGGAACTGGCCGACGGCGGCCCGCTTCTTTCCATCGTCGACGGCGGCAGCACCCGCGCGGATTCCGTCCGGGCCGGCCTGGCGGCCCTGATGGACGGCATCGAGGCGGTGCTGGTGCACGACGCCGCGCGCGCACTGACTCCCGAGTCGGTCTTCCACCGTGTCGCGGACGCCTTGGCCGCAGGGGCCGCGGCGGTCATCCCTGCCGTAGCGGTAGTGGACACCGTCAAGACGGTGGCCGCCACCACCGGCACGGACAGCGAACTGGCCCCGGAGGTTGTCACCGGGACTGCGCCGCGCGAAGAGCTCCGTGCGGTGCAGACGCCGCAGGGTTTTCACCTTGGCACCCTGCTGAAGGCCCATGAAGCTGCAAGGAGACTGGATCGGAAAGAGTCCGACGCCGTCACCGATGACGCAATGCTGGTGGAAATGCTCGGTATCCCCGTCCACGTGGTCCGGGGGTCTACCCAGTCCCTGAAGATCACCACGCCGTTGGACCTGATCCTGGCTGAGGGGCTCCTCGAAGGCCCGCTGGGCGCCCGCTGGGTGGAAGGCTAG
- the ispF gene encoding 2-C-methyl-D-erythritol 2,4-cyclodiphosphate synthase: MIIPRTGIGLDVHAYAAEDQPRPLWLGGILWPGERGLAGHSDGDPVAHAAADALFSAAGVGDLGTHFGTDRPEFAGASGVALLAEAARIVRAAGFEIGNVAVQFVANRPKFAPRREESQQVLSDAADAPVSVTATTSDHLGFTGRGEGISAVATALVYPRPHLPIS; the protein is encoded by the coding sequence ATGATCATCCCCCGAACCGGGATCGGGCTGGACGTGCACGCCTATGCCGCCGAGGACCAGCCCCGCCCGCTGTGGCTGGGCGGGATCCTGTGGCCGGGTGAACGCGGCCTGGCCGGGCACTCCGATGGAGATCCGGTGGCCCACGCGGCAGCCGACGCACTGTTTTCCGCCGCCGGGGTAGGCGACCTGGGCACGCACTTCGGTACGGACCGGCCCGAGTTCGCCGGCGCTTCCGGCGTCGCGCTGCTGGCCGAGGCCGCTCGGATTGTCCGGGCCGCCGGGTTTGAGATCGGCAACGTGGCTGTCCAGTTCGTTGCCAACCGGCCCAAGTTCGCCCCGCGGCGGGAGGAATCGCAGCAGGTCCTCAGTGACGCCGCGGACGCGCCCGTCAGCGTCACCGCCACCACCAGCGACCACCTCGGGTTTACCGGCCGCGGTGAAGGCATCTCCGCGGTGGCCACTGCACTTGTCTACCCGAGGCCGCACCTTCCCATCAGCTAA
- the cysS gene encoding cysteine--tRNA ligase encodes MTLRFYDTASAEVRNFVPILEGKASLYYCGATVQGMPHVGHIRSAIAFDQLTRWLAYRGFRVTVVRNVTDIDDKILAKSEASFAPGFTPEPGEVPEEQWWALAYRYEQEFLKAYDTLGVSRPTYEPRATGHIPEMHALIQQLIDRGHAYPAPDGSGDVYFDVRSWSKYGALTRQNIDDMQAAPDVEPQFSNRKKDPRDFALWKGSKEGEPTTASWASPWGAGRPGWHLECSAMVTKYLGSEFDIHGGGLDLRFPHHENELAQSQAAGHPFANFWMHNGMVTYEGEKMSKSIGNTISPAEMLELASPRVVRYYLGQAHYRSVLDYRPTSLQEAAAAVERIDGFIAKATARFGTGSGPAAGHHGTSPETLRTFSEAMDDDLNVPRALAALHETVRAGNTALAEGNDDDARLALHTVAVMTEVLGLNAVAGTDAGNSREAAALDVLVQAQLEARAAARVEKDWAASDAIRDTLSAAGILVEDGPDGATWSLKRD; translated from the coding sequence GTGACCCTGCGCTTCTATGACACTGCCTCCGCCGAAGTCCGGAACTTCGTCCCCATCCTCGAGGGCAAGGCCAGCCTCTACTACTGCGGGGCCACCGTGCAGGGCATGCCCCATGTCGGCCACATCCGCTCCGCCATTGCGTTTGACCAGCTCACCCGCTGGCTGGCCTACCGCGGGTTCCGGGTCACCGTGGTGCGGAACGTCACGGACATTGACGACAAGATCCTGGCCAAGTCCGAGGCGTCCTTCGCGCCGGGCTTCACGCCGGAACCTGGCGAGGTGCCGGAGGAACAGTGGTGGGCCCTCGCCTACCGCTACGAGCAGGAATTCCTCAAGGCCTACGACACACTTGGCGTTTCCCGGCCGACATACGAGCCCCGCGCCACCGGCCATATCCCGGAGATGCACGCCCTCATCCAGCAGCTGATCGACCGCGGGCACGCCTATCCCGCCCCGGACGGCTCGGGTGACGTCTACTTTGATGTCCGTTCATGGAGCAAGTACGGCGCACTGACCCGGCAGAACATCGATGACATGCAGGCAGCCCCGGACGTCGAACCCCAATTCAGCAACAGGAAGAAGGACCCGCGCGACTTCGCCTTGTGGAAAGGGTCCAAAGAAGGAGAGCCGACGACGGCGAGTTGGGCTTCCCCCTGGGGTGCGGGCCGCCCGGGCTGGCACCTGGAGTGCTCCGCCATGGTCACCAAGTATCTCGGCAGCGAATTCGACATCCACGGCGGCGGCCTGGACCTCCGCTTCCCGCACCACGAAAACGAACTTGCCCAATCCCAGGCGGCCGGCCACCCGTTCGCCAACTTCTGGATGCACAACGGCATGGTCACCTATGAGGGTGAAAAAATGTCCAAGTCCATCGGCAACACCATCAGTCCTGCCGAGATGCTGGAACTGGCGTCCCCCCGCGTGGTCCGCTACTACCTGGGCCAGGCCCACTACCGCTCCGTGCTGGACTACCGCCCCACCTCCCTCCAGGAGGCCGCGGCCGCCGTCGAACGTATTGATGGTTTTATCGCCAAGGCGACTGCCCGGTTCGGTACGGGCTCCGGCCCGGCTGCCGGCCACCACGGCACCTCTCCGGAGACCTTGCGAACGTTCTCGGAGGCGATGGACGACGACCTGAACGTTCCGCGCGCCCTGGCGGCATTGCACGAGACCGTCCGGGCCGGTAACACGGCCCTCGCCGAAGGCAACGACGACGACGCCCGCCTCGCGCTGCACACCGTCGCCGTGATGACCGAGGTCCTCGGGCTCAATGCCGTGGCAGGCACCGATGCGGGCAACAGCAGGGAAGCCGCCGCCCTGGACGTCCTGGTGCAGGCCCAGCTCGAAGCCCGTGCCGCGGCAAGGGTGGAGAAGGACTGGGCGGCATCCGATGCCATCCGCGATACCCTCTCCGCTGCAGGCATCCTGGTGGAGGACGGTCCGGACGGCGCAACCTGGAGCCTGAAACGGGACTGA
- the rlmB gene encoding 23S rRNA (guanosine(2251)-2'-O)-methyltransferase RlmB, which produces MANNGRRSVKAKKGPTIGTGGHGRKALEGKGPTPKAEDRPYHKAHKAKQLSERSAAKRNPGARSAGAAKSGPKGRATEEVVTGRNSVVEALRAGIPAKALHVAIRIEMDDRVKESLKLAAERGIPLMETGKPELDRMTDDAVHQGLVLQIPPYDYQDAYELAEETVGKWKKGHIGNAPLFVALDGITDPRNLGAIIRSVSAFSGHGVIVPERRSVGVTASAWKTSAGAAVRVPVARASNLNNALKQFKSMGIFVLGLDGDGDVSLPDLTLATEPVCIVVGSEGKGLSRLVRENCDQIVSIPIDSAMESLNASMAVGISLYEVSRQRAAK; this is translated from the coding sequence ATGGCCAACAATGGTCGCCGATCGGTTAAAGCGAAGAAGGGCCCAACCATCGGGACCGGTGGCCATGGCCGCAAGGCCCTGGAGGGCAAGGGCCCCACGCCCAAGGCGGAGGACCGCCCGTACCACAAGGCGCACAAGGCCAAGCAGCTGTCTGAGCGGTCGGCGGCCAAGCGCAACCCGGGTGCGCGCAGCGCCGGAGCGGCCAAGTCCGGCCCCAAGGGCCGTGCCACCGAGGAAGTCGTCACCGGCCGCAACTCGGTGGTGGAGGCGCTCCGCGCCGGCATTCCCGCCAAGGCCCTGCACGTTGCCATCCGCATCGAAATGGACGACCGCGTCAAGGAATCCCTGAAGCTCGCCGCCGAGCGAGGCATCCCGCTGATGGAAACGGGCAAGCCCGAGCTTGACCGCATGACCGATGACGCTGTCCACCAGGGCCTGGTCCTGCAGATCCCGCCATACGACTACCAGGACGCCTACGAACTGGCCGAGGAGACGGTGGGCAAGTGGAAGAAGGGCCACATCGGCAATGCGCCGCTCTTCGTGGCGCTGGACGGCATTACCGATCCCCGGAACCTTGGCGCCATCATCCGCTCGGTTTCCGCCTTCAGCGGCCACGGCGTGATCGTCCCGGAACGCCGCTCGGTCGGCGTCACCGCCTCGGCCTGGAAGACCAGCGCCGGCGCTGCTGTCCGCGTACCCGTGGCGCGGGCGTCAAACCTCAACAATGCCCTGAAGCAGTTCAAGTCTATGGGAATCTTCGTCCTGGGCCTGGACGGCGACGGCGATGTCTCCCTGCCGGACCTCACCCTGGCAACCGAACCGGTTTGCATCGTGGTGGGCTCGGAAGGAAAGGGACTCAGCCGCCTGGTCCGCGAGAACTGCGACCAGATCGTCTCCATTCCCATCGATTCCGCCATGGAATCCCTGAACGCCTCCATGGCCGTGGGCATCTCCCTGTATGAGGTCTCCCGGCAGCGCGCCGCGAAGTAA
- the glgX gene encoding glycogen debranching protein GlgX, producing MVMPLFDTASTMDASTAVPLGVSVPRADSDGTGRRHGGRANVACYAPGVSSLEVVYAAPGGEWRTQALPNVTHGVHHGIVEHLPYGSRYGFRAASGGQSLPFAVPTSEVGDDGGQPLLLDPYGRAVDQQDGFLASVRMAGDFDWGTDQRLRLPWRNTIIYEAHVRGQSMLHPDVPEELRGTYAGMAHPAIIEHLTSLGVTSVQLLPVHFHLDEPHLQDLGLTNYWGYNTAAFFALHPAYATRAAQKAGPQAIQDEFKSMVKLFHAAGLEVILDVVYNHTAEGGPDGQTLSFRGLGEQAYYRTDGHGKYVDTTGCGNSLNFGEPRVVQMVLDSLRYWVDEFHIDGFRFDLAVTLCRNAANEFDPRHPFLVAVAADPVLSDVKLIAEPWDVGHGGWQTGRFPVGWVDWNDHFRDAVRSFWLTDRAALDAGGHGGPLAKLADSLSGSAALFQASGRSRLASLNFITAHDGFTLNDLVSYDRKHNEDNGEENRDGHGDNRSYNHGVEGPTEDGVILAKRAQSRRNMMASMLVSLGVPMITAGDELARTQQGNNNAYCQDNPLAWLDWTRTPESHEMLRSTKRYIRLRKEFLAAQPHDFPVRDEQSYLHWFDQDGHPMSMERWNDPHNRVVQLLLGSDNGGFAGLLVVNGSASDLHITLPRATGTATAPQVFELRLTTSPLHEARQGGRVASGEKDLVEAHSISIYRS from the coding sequence ATGGTCATGCCGCTTTTCGACACTGCCTCCACCATGGACGCCTCCACGGCGGTTCCACTCGGTGTCAGTGTTCCGCGCGCCGACTCGGACGGGACAGGACGCCGCCATGGAGGGCGGGCCAACGTTGCCTGCTATGCACCGGGCGTATCCAGCCTCGAGGTGGTGTACGCCGCCCCGGGCGGCGAGTGGCGGACCCAGGCGCTGCCCAACGTCACCCATGGCGTCCACCACGGCATCGTGGAGCATCTGCCCTACGGATCCCGTTACGGTTTCCGGGCGGCGTCCGGCGGGCAGTCCCTGCCCTTCGCCGTGCCCACCAGTGAAGTAGGGGACGACGGCGGCCAACCGCTGCTGCTCGATCCCTACGGCCGCGCGGTGGACCAGCAAGACGGTTTCCTGGCCAGCGTGCGCATGGCAGGCGATTTCGACTGGGGAACGGACCAGCGGCTGCGGCTTCCGTGGCGCAACACCATCATTTATGAAGCCCACGTCCGCGGACAAAGCATGCTCCACCCGGATGTCCCCGAAGAGCTCCGGGGCACCTATGCCGGCATGGCCCACCCCGCCATCATCGAGCACCTCACCAGCCTTGGCGTCACTTCGGTGCAGCTGCTGCCGGTGCACTTCCACTTGGACGAACCGCACCTGCAGGACCTGGGACTGACCAATTACTGGGGCTACAACACTGCGGCTTTTTTCGCCCTGCACCCTGCCTACGCAACCCGTGCCGCCCAGAAAGCCGGGCCGCAGGCCATCCAGGACGAGTTCAAGTCGATGGTTAAGCTCTTCCATGCGGCCGGGCTGGAAGTCATCCTGGACGTCGTCTACAACCACACGGCCGAGGGCGGCCCCGACGGCCAGACCCTGAGCTTCCGCGGACTGGGCGAGCAGGCGTACTACCGCACTGACGGGCACGGGAAATACGTGGACACCACCGGCTGCGGAAACAGCCTGAACTTCGGTGAGCCCCGCGTGGTCCAGATGGTCCTGGACTCGCTCCGGTACTGGGTGGATGAGTTCCACATTGACGGCTTCCGTTTCGACCTCGCCGTAACGCTCTGCCGGAACGCGGCCAACGAGTTCGATCCACGGCACCCGTTCCTGGTTGCGGTGGCCGCCGATCCTGTCCTCTCCGACGTGAAGCTGATTGCCGAACCCTGGGACGTGGGCCACGGAGGCTGGCAGACCGGCCGTTTTCCTGTGGGCTGGGTCGACTGGAATGACCATTTCCGGGACGCGGTGCGGTCCTTCTGGCTCACCGACCGGGCCGCCCTGGATGCCGGCGGCCACGGCGGTCCCTTGGCCAAGCTCGCGGACTCGCTGTCCGGTTCCGCCGCCCTCTTCCAGGCCTCCGGACGTTCCCGCCTGGCGTCCTTGAACTTCATCACCGCGCACGACGGCTTCACGCTCAACGACCTCGTCTCCTACGACCGGAAGCACAACGAGGACAACGGCGAGGAGAACAGGGACGGCCACGGGGACAACCGAAGCTACAACCACGGCGTGGAAGGTCCTACCGAGGACGGCGTGATCCTTGCCAAGCGGGCCCAGTCCCGCCGCAACATGATGGCGTCCATGCTGGTTTCCCTGGGCGTTCCCATGATCACTGCCGGGGACGAACTGGCCCGGACCCAGCAGGGAAACAACAACGCCTACTGCCAGGACAACCCTCTCGCCTGGCTGGACTGGACACGGACTCCCGAGTCACACGAAATGCTCCGCAGCACCAAGCGCTACATCCGCCTGCGCAAGGAGTTCCTCGCCGCCCAGCCCCACGACTTCCCTGTCCGCGACGAGCAGTCCTACCTGCACTGGTTCGACCAGGACGGCCATCCGATGTCCATGGAGCGCTGGAACGATCCCCACAACCGTGTGGTGCAGCTCCTCCTGGGCTCGGACAACGGCGGCTTCGCCGGCCTGCTGGTGGTGAACGGCAGCGCCTCGGACCTGCACATCACGCTGCCGCGCGCCACGGGCACGGCCACCGCCCCGCAGGTGTTCGAGCTCCGGCTGACCACTTCGCCGCTGCATGAGGCACGGCAGGGCGGGCGGGTTGCTTCCGGGGAGAAGGACCTCGTCGAGGCCCACTCCATCAGCATCTACCGCAGCTAG
- a CDS encoding ribonuclease domain-containing protein: MRTRSVLPLLLAGLLVLVFLAFGGTGFLGQLTETTTPEGTSSAAPAPSASPGKTQAAPDTSRPAQDTASGKPPVQANPSGLPEVRESALPVEGRRVLALIRAGGPYRYSQDGQVFGNFERILPRRDRGYYREYTVPTRGEPDRGARRIVAGAGGEKYYTDDHYESFTFIAEGN, encoded by the coding sequence ATGCGCACCCGTTCCGTCCTGCCCTTGCTGCTCGCCGGCCTGCTGGTGCTCGTCTTCCTTGCCTTCGGTGGCACGGGGTTCCTCGGCCAACTGACGGAAACCACGACGCCGGAGGGCACCTCCAGTGCCGCGCCTGCGCCCAGCGCCTCTCCCGGGAAGACACAGGCTGCGCCGGACACGTCGCGGCCTGCCCAGGACACTGCATCTGGCAAACCGCCCGTCCAGGCCAACCCTTCGGGGCTGCCGGAGGTCCGTGAATCTGCGCTCCCCGTGGAGGGCCGCAGGGTCCTTGCGCTCATCCGCGCCGGTGGACCGTACCGCTACAGCCAGGACGGCCAGGTCTTCGGCAACTTCGAGCGCATCCTGCCACGGCGGGACAGGGGCTATTACCGCGAGTACACCGTGCCAACGCGCGGGGAACCGGACAGGGGAGCGCGCCGCATCGTGGCCGGCGCCGGCGGCGAGAAGTATTACACCGATGATCACTACGAGTCATTCACGTTCATAGCGGAAGGCAACTAA
- a CDS encoding barstar family protein: MKIYSGDTWTLEELQEQVADAGRRSLVVPPADSKKAVLETFGEVLNFPEHYGVNLDALYDSLHDFADSITDNGSAPVTVLWQVAAPFRGDRSFGIICEILQDAERYAGKDLAVTAVLL, translated from the coding sequence ATGAAGATCTACTCCGGCGATACCTGGACCCTTGAGGAACTGCAGGAGCAGGTGGCCGACGCAGGACGCCGCAGCCTGGTGGTTCCCCCAGCCGACAGCAAGAAGGCTGTCCTGGAAACCTTCGGTGAGGTCCTCAACTTCCCGGAACACTACGGCGTCAACCTGGACGCACTATACGATTCCCTGCACGATTTCGCGGACAGCATCACGGACAACGGCAGCGCACCGGTGACGGTCCTGTGGCAGGTGGCTGCCCCCTTCCGCGGTGACAGGTCCTTCGGGATCATCTGCGAGATCCTCCAGGACGCCGAACGCTACGCGGGCAAGGACCTGGCCGTCACGGCTGTGCTGCTCTAG
- a CDS encoding thiamine pyrophosphate-requiring protein — MTDRTVADVIVDRLSAWGVNRVFGYSGDGINGFMGALRRAEGRVEFVQARHEETAAFMAVGHAKYTGGVGVVTSTQGPGAVHLLNGLYDAKLDGVPVVAIVGQQSRTVLGSAYMQEIELTVLFKDVAAQFVQQVSAPEQVPMVLDRAFRTAKATSSPCVVIVPHDIQSASAPELEQEHGIVVTAPSWSTATRTPGDKDLAAAAALLDSSERVALLVGQGARHAAEEVVAVAEKLGAGIATSLLGKPYMDETLPFAVGTMGHLGTTSSAHLLGNCDALLIVGSNDPWTEFYPPPGAARAVQVDIDERKIGNRYPVEVGLAGDAAAALQALIPRLKARPRGQWRDDVEQEVVRWRALAKERAAVPASPVNPERVVRELNGRLPGDALLSIDVGSCVYWYARQLVLPPGVPAHLSGTLASMGCSLPYGIAAKLAHPDRPVVALAGDGAMQMAGIAELVTVAHRWRQWADPRFVVCVFNNRELTEVTWEQRESEGEPRFAASQELPDFPFAGYADLLGLTGIRVEDPELIGDAWDKALSADRPVVIEVLTDPEVPLLPPFPAGREKAESMRKGLAAEGGGRASALLDTYTGHEERT; from the coding sequence ATGACTGACCGTACCGTGGCCGATGTGATTGTGGACCGGCTCAGTGCCTGGGGCGTCAACCGGGTCTTCGGCTATAGCGGTGACGGGATCAACGGCTTTATGGGCGCACTGCGCCGGGCCGAAGGCCGGGTCGAGTTTGTCCAGGCCCGGCATGAGGAGACGGCTGCCTTCATGGCGGTGGGCCACGCCAAATACACTGGCGGGGTGGGCGTGGTCACCTCCACCCAGGGCCCCGGCGCCGTCCACCTGCTGAACGGGCTCTACGACGCCAAGCTCGACGGCGTGCCGGTCGTGGCCATTGTAGGGCAGCAAAGCCGCACGGTGCTGGGGTCGGCCTACATGCAGGAAATCGAGCTGACGGTCCTGTTCAAGGATGTGGCCGCCCAGTTCGTCCAGCAGGTCAGTGCACCGGAGCAGGTCCCCATGGTCTTGGACCGTGCCTTCCGCACCGCCAAGGCCACTTCCTCGCCCTGCGTGGTCATCGTCCCGCACGACATCCAGTCAGCGTCCGCGCCCGAGCTGGAACAGGAACACGGCATCGTGGTCACCGCGCCCTCGTGGAGCACGGCAACCAGGACGCCCGGGGACAAAGATTTGGCGGCTGCCGCAGCACTCCTGGACTCCTCGGAACGCGTTGCCCTGCTGGTGGGCCAGGGGGCACGGCACGCCGCGGAGGAGGTGGTGGCGGTGGCCGAAAAGCTTGGCGCCGGAATCGCCACCAGCCTGCTGGGCAAGCCTTACATGGATGAGACCCTTCCGTTCGCCGTGGGCACGATGGGGCACCTGGGCACCACCTCAAGCGCGCACCTGCTGGGCAACTGCGATGCCCTGCTGATCGTGGGCTCCAACGATCCCTGGACCGAGTTTTATCCCCCGCCCGGGGCCGCCCGCGCCGTGCAGGTCGACATCGACGAGCGGAAGATCGGCAACCGCTACCCTGTGGAGGTAGGACTTGCCGGCGACGCGGCAGCTGCCCTCCAGGCGCTTATCCCCAGGCTGAAGGCGCGCCCCCGCGGGCAGTGGCGGGACGACGTCGAACAGGAAGTGGTCCGCTGGCGTGCGCTGGCGAAGGAGCGTGCGGCGGTGCCTGCCAGTCCCGTTAACCCCGAGCGGGTGGTCCGGGAACTCAACGGCCGGCTGCCCGGGGACGCCCTGTTGAGCATCGACGTCGGCAGTTGCGTTTACTGGTATGCCCGCCAGTTGGTCCTTCCGCCGGGGGTTCCGGCCCACCTTTCCGGAACGCTGGCCAGCATGGGGTGTTCACTCCCCTACGGCATCGCGGCGAAACTGGCGCATCCGGACCGGCCGGTAGTGGCCCTGGCGGGTGACGGCGCCATGCAGATGGCCGGCATCGCCGAGCTGGTGACCGTCGCCCACCGTTGGCGCCAGTGGGCCGATCCCCGGTTCGTGGTCTGCGTGTTCAACAACAGGGAACTCACCGAGGTGACGTGGGAGCAGCGGGAGTCCGAGGGCGAGCCCCGGTTCGCAGCAAGCCAGGAGCTGCCGGACTTCCCCTTTGCTGGCTACGCGGACCTCCTGGGCCTCACCGGCATCCGCGTCGAGGACCCGGAGCTCATCGGGGACGCCTGGGACAAGGCCCTCTCAGCCGACCGGCCCGTGGTGATCGAGGTGCTGACCGACCCCGAAGTCCCCCTGCTGCCGCCCTTCCCGGCCGGCCGGGAGAAAGCGGAAAGCATGCGCAAGGGGCTGGCGGCGGAGGGCGGCGGCAGGGCTTCCGCGCTGCTGGACACCTACACCGGCCACGAAGAACGCACCTAG